In the Prosthecobacter dejongeii genome, one interval contains:
- a CDS encoding RNA recognition motif domain-containing protein, which produces MNTKMYVGNLPFTAMESELRALFNDYGTVTDMHLPMDHATGRPRGFAFVTMDSAMAMNEAITALNGKDFGGRSLTINEARPKEDRPAYSGGGSRGGKGGYGGGGGGGRY; this is translated from the coding sequence ATGAATACCAAAATGTATGTGGGCAACCTGCCCTTCACAGCCATGGAGTCTGAACTCCGCGCTCTCTTCAATGATTACGGCACCGTGACCGATATGCACCTGCCGATGGATCATGCCACCGGTCGCCCGCGTGGTTTTGCATTTGTGACCATGGACTCCGCAATGGCCATGAATGAAGCCATCACGGCTCTGAATGGCAAAGACTTTGGTGGTCGCTCTCTGACCATCAATGAAGCTCGCCCGAAAGAAGATCGTCCAGCCTATTCCGGCGGCGGCAGCCGTGGCGGCAAAGGTGGTTATGGTGGTGGCGGCGGCGGTGGCCGTTACTAG
- a CDS encoding tRNA dihydrouridine synthase produces the protein MQDVTDLPFMRLIARYGGPDLYVTEYFRVTPDSKLDATILKSITQNDTGIPVIAQMIGQDIPALIRTAKALEQYPIAGIDLNLGCPAPVVCRKDAGGGLLRQPERVNEILKVLRETIQGRFTVKCRVGFTDKAEFPRLLEVFQNHAIDGLTVHGRTVKDAYKTAVHPECVALAVQTMPCPVIANGNVVDVPTGVAYLRHTQAAGLMLGRGAIRHPWLFDHLRAHWEGREVTPRTGRDMMDYIQNLYDMTAAFHPHYETNSHVQKMKRYMVYITTGIADGQFEYRIRRVSTEPEFFAACHEYLDNDLPLPVRPPETSSVFCGFAELK, from the coding sequence ATGCAGGACGTGACAGATTTGCCGTTCATGCGGCTGATCGCGCGCTACGGTGGCCCTGATCTCTATGTTACGGAATACTTCCGTGTTACGCCGGATTCCAAGCTGGATGCCACCATCTTGAAGTCCATTACCCAAAATGATACGGGGATTCCTGTGATTGCACAGATGATTGGCCAAGACATTCCAGCCTTGATCCGTACCGCTAAAGCTTTGGAACAATACCCGATTGCAGGGATAGATCTGAACCTAGGATGCCCAGCGCCAGTCGTTTGCCGCAAAGATGCTGGCGGTGGGCTTTTACGCCAACCAGAACGTGTAAACGAGATCCTCAAAGTCTTACGCGAGACCATCCAGGGCCGTTTCACGGTGAAATGCCGGGTGGGTTTTACTGACAAAGCCGAGTTTCCGCGCTTGTTGGAGGTCTTCCAAAATCACGCCATAGATGGCCTCACCGTCCACGGTCGCACGGTGAAAGATGCCTACAAAACGGCAGTTCACCCTGAGTGTGTGGCTTTGGCGGTCCAGACGATGCCCTGTCCCGTGATTGCGAATGGCAATGTGGTGGATGTTCCCACGGGTGTGGCCTACCTCCGCCATACTCAGGCCGCAGGTCTAATGCTGGGGCGTGGTGCCATCCGGCATCCCTGGCTTTTTGACCATCTCAGAGCTCATTGGGAGGGGCGGGAAGTCACTCCGCGCACGGGACGTGACATGATGGATTACATCCAAAATCTCTATGATATGACGGCCGCGTTTCACCCGCACTATGAGACGAACTCACATGTGCAAAAGATGAAACGTTACATGGTTTATATCACCACGGGCATTGCGGACGGGCAGTTTGAATACCGTATCCGCCGTGTCAGCACAGAGCCGGAGTTTTTTGCTGCCTGCCATGAATATCTGGACAACGACTTGCCACTACCCGTGCGACCTCCTGAGACTTCGAGTGTTTTTTGTGGCTTTGCAGAGCTGAAATGA
- the recR gene encoding recombination mediator RecR, producing the protein MPSLDYPPPLQRLIAQIRTLPGLGPRSAERLVLWLMQDGGRIEPLVDCLQDVGQRVEACEQCGFFIERDEACVLCHSPKRNPRLICVVEQAVDVLRLERSGAFMGHYHVLGGKLSPLDNVTPDDLRIEPLIHRVKTHPVEEVILAVGSDVEGEATASYLSDLLRMEGLTVSRLAQGMPAGGGLDHVDELTLYQALQGRRQI; encoded by the coding sequence ATGCCTTCGCTCGACTATCCGCCCCCCCTCCAGCGTCTCATCGCGCAGATCCGGACTCTGCCGGGACTAGGGCCTCGTAGTGCTGAGCGCCTAGTGCTTTGGCTCATGCAGGATGGGGGGCGTATTGAACCCCTGGTGGACTGTCTTCAGGATGTCGGGCAGCGTGTGGAAGCCTGTGAACAATGCGGCTTTTTCATTGAGCGTGACGAAGCGTGTGTGCTCTGCCATAGCCCGAAGCGAAACCCGCGTCTTATTTGTGTGGTGGAGCAGGCGGTGGATGTGTTGCGGCTAGAGCGTTCAGGTGCCTTCATGGGGCATTACCATGTGTTAGGGGGAAAGCTCTCACCTCTGGACAATGTGACTCCAGACGACTTGCGCATCGAACCGCTGATTCATCGGGTAAAAACGCATCCCGTGGAGGAAGTGATTTTGGCCGTGGGCAGTGATGTCGAAGGGGAGGCTACGGCCAGTTATCTCAGTGATCTCTTGCGCATGGAGGGGCTCACCGTTTCGCGTCTCGCGCAGGGAATGCCTGCGGGTGGTGGACTGGATCATGTGGATGAGCTGACGCTTTATCAAGCTTTGCAAGGGCGACGGCAGATTTAA
- a CDS encoding serine hydrolase domain-containing protein produces the protein MIIPHRALFVSLFVFVASLTVLTAEQPVPTITSALKPFVEKQELAGAVVWVGAVDKSASLGSVGFADIEAQVPMRENTLFWIASMSKPMTGAAVMMLVDEGKIHLDDPVEKYLPEFKGQHLALLKDGKQTGTRAPARLITIRDVLSHTSGLPFKSPEEQPTLDGLPLEKAVKTYASHPLVFEPGKDFLYSNAGINTAARILEVVSGMAYEDFMAKRLFEPLGMVDTTFWPNESQVARLAKSYKPGKDGMGLEPLLIGQLHYPLGDRSKRFPMPAGGLFSTAADVGTFGLMILNGGEWKGRRYLSQAAVEELTRRQTPPELSRAYGLGWAVDADGAGHGGAFATNLSVDKKHGLVLVFMIQHSGFPGEGKKALGAFKAAAVKAFANP, from the coding sequence ATGATCATCCCCCACCGCGCACTTTTCGTCAGTCTGTTCGTTTTTGTTGCCAGTCTCACTGTCCTCACAGCAGAACAGCCGGTGCCGACGATTACCTCTGCGTTGAAGCCCTTCGTCGAGAAACAAGAACTCGCCGGGGCGGTGGTCTGGGTAGGAGCGGTGGATAAAAGCGCGAGCCTCGGCTCCGTTGGTTTTGCCGACATTGAGGCTCAAGTGCCGATGAGGGAAAATACACTTTTTTGGATTGCGTCCATGTCCAAGCCGATGACTGGAGCCGCCGTGATGATGCTGGTGGATGAGGGCAAAATTCATTTGGATGACCCGGTAGAAAAATACTTGCCGGAGTTCAAAGGCCAGCATCTCGCCCTCCTGAAAGACGGTAAGCAAACAGGAACCCGAGCCCCGGCCAGACTTATCACCATTCGCGATGTGCTGAGCCACACCAGCGGGCTGCCTTTCAAATCTCCCGAAGAGCAACCGACCCTGGATGGCCTGCCTCTGGAAAAGGCCGTGAAAACCTATGCATCGCACCCGCTGGTGTTCGAGCCTGGAAAAGACTTTCTCTACAGCAATGCGGGCATCAATACAGCGGCGCGCATTCTGGAAGTGGTCTCCGGCATGGCCTATGAAGACTTTATGGCGAAGCGCCTGTTTGAACCTCTGGGCATGGTGGACACCACCTTTTGGCCTAACGAATCACAGGTGGCAAGATTGGCGAAATCTTATAAGCCGGGCAAGGACGGCATGGGATTGGAGCCTTTGCTGATCGGTCAGCTCCATTATCCTTTGGGGGACCGTAGCAAGCGTTTCCCCATGCCTGCGGGGGGCCTGTTTTCCACGGCTGCGGATGTGGGCACCTTTGGCCTCATGATCCTCAATGGCGGAGAATGGAAAGGTCGCCGTTATCTGTCCCAAGCGGCCGTGGAAGAACTGACACGCCGCCAGACCCCGCCCGAGCTTAGCCGGGCCTATGGCCTCGGCTGGGCTGTAGATGCGGATGGCGCTGGCCATGGCGGTGCCTTTGCTACGAATCTGAGCGTGGATAAAAAGCACGGTCTTGTGCTGGTGTTCATGATCCAGCACTCGGGCTTTCCAGGAGAAGGAAAAAAAGCCTTGGGAGCATTCAAAGCGGCAGCAGTGAAGGCCTTTGCGAACCCCTGA
- a CDS encoding NUDIX domain-containing protein — MDQPTSDSIETTNPWTTLSSREGYVNPWIRVREDQVINPSGGRGIYGVVEYKNRAIGVVPVDAEGNTWLVGQWRYSHERYEWEIPEGGCPPGEEPAECARRELLEETGIRAATIEPLLMNLQLSNSTTNEVCDIFVARDLTFGEAEPEETEQLAVKRLPLTEAIQMALDGRIRDSVSVLALLRLATQLRG, encoded by the coding sequence ATGGACCAACCCACTTCCGACTCCATCGAAACCACCAATCCCTGGACCACACTCAGCAGCCGTGAGGGATATGTGAATCCCTGGATTCGTGTGCGTGAAGACCAAGTGATCAACCCCAGCGGTGGCCGCGGCATTTATGGCGTGGTAGAGTATAAAAATCGCGCCATTGGCGTGGTGCCAGTGGATGCTGAAGGAAACACCTGGCTGGTGGGCCAGTGGCGCTATAGCCATGAACGTTATGAGTGGGAGATCCCCGAAGGCGGCTGCCCACCCGGCGAAGAACCCGCCGAATGCGCCCGGCGTGAACTCCTGGAGGAAACAGGCATTCGTGCCGCCACCATCGAACCGCTGCTGATGAATCTTCAGCTTTCGAATTCAACGACCAATGAGGTCTGCGACATCTTCGTTGCCCGTGATCTCACCTTTGGCGAGGCGGAGCCGGAAGAGACGGAGCAGCTCGCCGTGAAGCGCCTGCCTTTGACAGAAGCCATCCAGATGGCCTTGGATGGCCGCATTCGCGACAGCGTCAGCGTGCTGGCTTTGCTGCGGCTTGCAACTCAGCTTCGAGGCTGA
- a CDS encoding ATP-dependent Clp protease proteolytic subunit, with translation MKCTTPALFSLLLTGLALGDPLPPKPPAAKEEKPTAPKDEKTTAKDGKPAVISGQKIEISVAEKTPEPAKPDPLESIKAETAKLVAERERIAAQMALEQTKLDEKLAVRKRALAEIQIKLEEMKAKSDLAEAEQRDKDYADIMELRRKGERTSMEASIAKNEVDTEGYAMRREENAIKRKTSALTLAMELQQKETESRTYAGKAPAYLKEPVQGNKLILSDRTIALNGVITSKTADSLADRIAYFNNRDEEAPIFIVIDDCPGGSVMAGYKIIKAMHGSKAPVYTVVKSFAASMAACITTLSKKSFAYPNAIILHHQLSAGIMGNLTQHRESVKELEEWWKRLADPVAQKMGLTRDEFITKMYKKSSTGDWNEFADNAQKLKWVDTIVEEIEETALLRHPDTTQPAQSQTGMPIRILPPGHLDNGVVESSDERGKPVAVLPRLNPLDAYWMYNPDGYFRLQ, from the coding sequence ATGAAATGCACGACCCCTGCCCTTTTTTCATTGTTGTTGACGGGCCTCGCCCTGGGTGATCCCCTTCCCCCGAAACCGCCAGCGGCCAAGGAGGAAAAGCCCACCGCACCGAAGGACGAAAAAACTACTGCGAAAGACGGCAAGCCCGCAGTCATCTCAGGCCAGAAAATTGAAATTTCAGTCGCGGAAAAAACACCAGAACCCGCCAAGCCCGATCCGCTGGAATCCATCAAGGCGGAAACCGCCAAGCTGGTGGCAGAGCGCGAAAGAATCGCTGCCCAGATGGCCCTGGAGCAGACGAAGCTGGATGAAAAACTGGCGGTCAGAAAACGCGCCCTGGCCGAGATCCAGATCAAGCTGGAGGAGATGAAGGCCAAGTCGGATCTGGCCGAGGCCGAGCAGCGAGACAAGGACTATGCCGACATCATGGAACTCCGCCGCAAAGGCGAGCGCACCAGCATGGAGGCCTCCATCGCGAAGAACGAGGTGGACACCGAAGGCTACGCCATGCGCCGCGAAGAAAACGCCATCAAGCGCAAGACCTCCGCACTCACGCTCGCCATGGAACTCCAGCAAAAGGAGACCGAATCGCGCACCTATGCAGGCAAAGCTCCGGCTTACCTGAAAGAGCCCGTGCAGGGCAACAAACTCATCCTTTCCGATCGCACCATCGCCCTAAACGGCGTTATCACCTCCAAGACCGCTGACAGTCTGGCGGATCGAATCGCCTACTTTAACAATCGCGACGAGGAAGCTCCGATCTTCATCGTCATTGATGACTGCCCCGGCGGTAGCGTGATGGCTGGCTATAAGATCATCAAGGCCATGCACGGTTCCAAGGCCCCGGTTTACACGGTGGTTAAATCCTTTGCCGCCAGCATGGCCGCGTGCATCACCACTCTATCGAAAAAATCCTTCGCGTATCCGAATGCGATCATCCTGCACCATCAGCTTTCCGCCGGCATCATGGGGAATCTGACGCAGCACCGCGAAAGCGTGAAGGAACTGGAAGAATGGTGGAAGCGCCTGGCAGATCCCGTGGCGCAAAAAATGGGTCTTACCCGCGACGAATTCATCACCAAGATGTACAAAAAATCATCCACTGGTGACTGGAATGAATTTGCTGACAATGCCCAGAAATTGAAATGGGTGGACACCATTGTCGAAGAGATCGAAGAGACTGCCCTGCTGCGCCATCCGGATACCACCCAGCCAGCCCAGTCACAGACAGGCATGCCCATTCGTATCCTGCCCCCCGGCCACCTGGACAACGGTGTCGTCGAAAGCTCCGACGAACGCGGCAAGCCTGTCGCTGTCTTGCCCCGCCTGAACCCGCTCGATGCCTACTGGATGTATAATCCGGATGGTTATTTCCGCCTTCAGTAA
- a CDS encoding SGNH/GDSL hydrolase family protein, with amino-acid sequence MKRTSFLFLLATTAFAFTSAHAAEKPRVLILGDSISMGYTPVVQKLLADEMTVLRPMAKNGKAENCGGTNSGVANIGRWLQIDGGKWNVIHFNWGLHDLKHVKADGKATSDLATDPPQATVEVYEKQLREIVGKLKATGAKLVFATTTPAPAEPMKVYRDNADVIRYNEAAIRVMKENGIPVNDLYAFAQPRMKELQIQPANVHFTPAGSEALGAEVVKAIRAQVN; translated from the coding sequence ATGAAACGTACCAGCTTTCTCTTTTTACTGGCCACGACGGCCTTCGCTTTCACCTCTGCTCATGCGGCTGAAAAGCCCCGTGTGCTCATTCTCGGCGATTCTATCTCCATGGGCTACACCCCGGTGGTGCAAAAACTGTTGGCGGATGAGATGACGGTCCTGCGGCCCATGGCCAAAAACGGCAAGGCTGAGAACTGTGGCGGCACCAACTCGGGCGTGGCCAACATTGGCCGCTGGCTACAGATTGACGGTGGCAAATGGAACGTGATCCATTTCAACTGGGGCCTGCACGACCTCAAGCATGTAAAAGCCGATGGCAAGGCCACCTCCGACCTGGCCACCGACCCGCCCCAGGCCACTGTGGAAGTGTATGAAAAGCAGCTCCGCGAAATCGTCGGCAAACTGAAGGCTACTGGGGCCAAGCTCGTCTTTGCCACCACCACGCCAGCACCCGCAGAACCCATGAAGGTCTATCGCGACAATGCCGACGTCATCCGCTACAACGAAGCGGCCATACGGGTGATGAAGGAAAACGGTATCCCGGTGAACGATCTGTACGCCTTCGCCCAGCCAAGGATGAAGGAGCTGCAAATCCAGCCTGCCAACGTCCATTTCACTCCTGCCGGATCGGAGGCCCTGGGAGCCGAAGTGGTGAAGGCCATCCGAGCCCAGGTAAATTAA
- a CDS encoding arylsulfatase — protein sequence MSKLAATFLTQIVLGFALATSSLCAAERPNIIWIMADDLGYGDLGCFGQKVITTPNLDRMAKEGMKFTHFYAGATVCAPSRSVLMTGLHHGHTRVRGNSGKTNPGAQALKEGDVTVAKVLQEAGYKTALIGKWGLGDEGAAETGLPRKQGFDYFYGYLDQTHAHNHYPDYLWRNETKEPLSNIVTPLGENGGGYATQPIHFSDDLFADEALKYVEENKAAPFFLYWSMVVPHANNERTRELKDGAEVPDYGPYEGKDWPNPDKGQAAMISRLDGYVGRMLDLLKAQGLAEKTLVIFTSDNGPHDESNHDLARFNPSGPYTGIKRSLTDGGIRVPLIAWWPGKVKADVETGHVASFADWLGTAADLAGAKAPEKIDSISFKPTLLGLEEQAKHEFLYWEFHEGGFKQAALYQGRWKGIRQGGPEAPIMLYDQQNDVAETTNVAREHPEIAEKISSYLKTARTELPEWEPRWKADGKKKKK from the coding sequence ATGTCCAAACTCGCCGCCACTTTTTTGACGCAGATCGTCCTCGGCTTTGCCCTGGCCACCAGCAGCCTGTGCGCCGCCGAACGGCCTAATATCATCTGGATCATGGCAGATGACCTAGGCTATGGCGACTTAGGCTGCTTTGGCCAAAAAGTCATCACCACCCCGAATCTGGATCGCATGGCGAAAGAGGGGATGAAGTTCACCCACTTTTACGCAGGGGCCACGGTTTGTGCGCCTTCACGCAGCGTGCTAATGACGGGGCTGCATCACGGACACACCCGAGTGCGCGGCAATTCCGGTAAAACCAATCCTGGTGCTCAGGCCCTCAAGGAAGGTGATGTAACCGTGGCGAAGGTGCTTCAGGAGGCAGGCTACAAGACCGCCCTCATCGGCAAATGGGGCCTGGGTGATGAAGGAGCTGCCGAGACGGGACTGCCACGCAAGCAGGGCTTTGACTACTTCTACGGCTACCTGGACCAGACCCACGCGCACAATCATTACCCTGATTATCTCTGGCGCAATGAGACCAAGGAGCCGCTGTCGAACATCGTCACCCCCCTAGGTGAAAACGGAGGTGGCTATGCCACCCAGCCTATTCATTTCTCAGACGATCTCTTTGCCGATGAGGCGCTGAAGTATGTGGAAGAAAACAAGGCCGCGCCTTTTTTCCTCTACTGGAGCATGGTCGTCCCTCACGCCAATAACGAGCGCACCCGCGAACTTAAGGATGGCGCTGAGGTGCCTGACTATGGACCCTATGAAGGCAAGGACTGGCCCAATCCCGACAAAGGCCAGGCGGCAATGATCTCCCGCTTGGACGGCTATGTGGGGCGAATGTTGGACCTGCTCAAGGCCCAGGGGCTAGCTGAAAAAACACTGGTCATTTTCACCAGCGACAATGGTCCCCATGATGAGAGCAATCACGACCTCGCCCGCTTCAATCCCTCCGGCCCCTACACTGGCATCAAGAGAAGCCTCACCGATGGGGGCATTCGCGTCCCGCTCATCGCCTGGTGGCCGGGCAAAGTGAAGGCCGATGTGGAAACGGGCCATGTCGCCTCTTTTGCCGATTGGCTGGGCACAGCCGCTGACTTAGCAGGTGCCAAGGCACCGGAGAAGATCGATTCCATCAGCTTTAAGCCAACTTTGTTAGGCCTGGAAGAGCAGGCAAAGCATGAGTTTCTTTACTGGGAGTTTCATGAGGGCGGTTTTAAGCAGGCGGCCCTTTATCAGGGGCGCTGGAAGGGCATCCGCCAGGGTGGGCCAGAGGCCCCTATTATGCTCTACGATCAGCAAAACGATGTCGCAGAAACCACGAATGTGGCCAGGGAACATCCCGAGATTGCTGAGAAAATCAGCTCCTACTTGAAGACAGCCCGAACAGAATTGCCCGAGTGGGAACCTCGCTGGAAGGCTGACGGGAAGAAGAAAAAGAAGTGA
- a CDS encoding sulfatase family protein, producing the protein MKAVFSLFSAALWLPLVLPAAEAKPPNIIFILADDLGYGDIGAYKKQPSKIPTPNVDRIAKEGIRFTDAHSPASVCSPTRYALMTGRYAWRSKLQQGVVAPWGAPLLQDAQYTVAELLREHGYTTGLIGKWHLGIQWPTKDGQPAAAGEDRLSNVDFTQPFKGGPLDHGFDHYFGVDVPNYPPYCFLKNDRTVGIPTLPDTGRVDGFNRPGPMMPGWKLVDILPELNRQAVSFVETSAKSGKPFFLYYALTSPHYPVVPAKEFQGKTTVGDYGDFVFQTDWCVGQILEALEREGIADNTLVIFTSDNGPEVTGEVKPGVYDRVQQYKHHSLDGLRGAKRDLWEAGHRVPFVARWPKKIAAGSVSDETICHVDFMSTAAAIVGAEYPADTAVDSHNLLSILWNEKLGRPVREATVHHSGSGRFAIRKGDWVLIAHIIGDDNRRAGEPEWMKKQRGYTAHDQPGELYNLKDDLIEKNNLYASKPEIVTELRTLLEKYVAEGRSTPGPSQANDVPVSINKPLPKQPGKKAQAARS; encoded by the coding sequence ATGAAAGCTGTCTTCTCCCTGTTCTCTGCGGCTTTGTGGCTGCCTTTGGTTCTGCCTGCCGCCGAGGCAAAGCCGCCTAACATCATCTTCATTCTCGCCGATGATCTGGGCTATGGCGACATCGGGGCTTACAAAAAGCAGCCTTCCAAAATCCCCACACCGAATGTGGATCGCATTGCCAAGGAGGGCATTCGTTTCACTGATGCTCATTCACCGGCCTCGGTCTGTTCACCCACCCGTTATGCCTTGATGACGGGGCGTTACGCCTGGAGGTCGAAGTTGCAGCAAGGTGTCGTGGCCCCCTGGGGCGCTCCTTTGCTCCAAGACGCGCAATATACTGTGGCTGAATTGCTGCGTGAGCATGGTTATACCACAGGGCTCATTGGCAAATGGCATCTGGGCATTCAGTGGCCGACGAAGGACGGCCAGCCTGCCGCTGCTGGTGAGGACAGGCTGAGCAATGTGGACTTCACCCAGCCTTTCAAAGGCGGTCCTTTGGACCACGGTTTTGATCATTATTTCGGTGTGGATGTTCCGAACTACCCTCCCTACTGCTTTTTGAAAAACGACCGTACGGTGGGGATTCCTACACTGCCTGATACCGGGCGTGTGGATGGCTTTAATCGCCCTGGTCCCATGATGCCCGGATGGAAGCTGGTGGACATCCTGCCTGAACTGAACCGCCAGGCCGTGAGCTTTGTGGAAACTTCCGCCAAAAGTGGCAAGCCCTTCTTTCTCTACTACGCGCTCACCTCACCCCATTATCCCGTCGTGCCCGCGAAGGAGTTTCAGGGCAAGACGACCGTGGGTGATTATGGCGACTTTGTTTTCCAGACGGACTGGTGCGTCGGCCAGATTCTTGAGGCTTTGGAGCGCGAAGGTATTGCCGACAATACTCTCGTCATCTTCACCAGTGACAATGGGCCGGAAGTCACTGGGGAGGTGAAGCCCGGCGTCTATGATCGTGTGCAACAATACAAGCACCACAGCCTGGATGGTCTCCGCGGGGCTAAACGCGACCTCTGGGAAGCCGGGCACAGGGTGCCCTTCGTCGCCCGCTGGCCCAAAAAGATCGCCGCTGGCAGCGTGAGTGATGAAACCATCTGCCATGTGGATTTCATGAGCACCGCCGCAGCCATCGTAGGTGCTGAATATCCTGCCGATACCGCAGTGGACAGCCACAACCTGCTATCCATTTTATGGAATGAAAAGCTCGGGCGGCCCGTGCGTGAAGCCACGGTTCATCACAGCGGCTCTGGCCGATTTGCCATCCGCAAAGGCGACTGGGTGCTCATCGCCCACATTATCGGAGATGACAACCGCCGCGCAGGAGAGCCAGAGTGGATGAAAAAGCAACGCGGCTACACCGCTCATGATCAGCCTGGAGAACTCTACAATCTCAAAGATGACCTCATCGAGAAGAATAACCTCTATGCTTCCAAACCCGAGATTGTGACCGAACTGCGCACCCTGCTGGAAAAATACGTGGCCGAAGGCCGCTCCACACCAGGGCCTTCCCAGGCCAATGACGTGCCGGTGAGCATCAACAAACCTCTGCCAAAACAGCCTGGTAAAAAAGCCCAGGCCGCCCGCTCATGA
- a CDS encoding sulfatase-like hydrolase/transferase yields the protein MKLITLCLFLFVSLLKAGDRPNILWITSEDNSPYLGCYGDKLAVTPHLDKLASQGLRYRHAYSNAPVCSTARTTLITGMYASTLGVHNHRSAVAIPPVFKLYPEHLRAAGYYCTNNSKTDYNVADIGKKLWDESSNKAHYKNRAEGQPFFAIFNFTTSHESQVAPKPGKTSFRIAPEAMPLPPYHPDTPEIRRDWANYYDQMTLMDTQVGQVLEELEKAGLADETIVFYYGDHGGALPRGKRNIHDSGTRVPLIVRIPQKWQHLAPAKPGEWVDDLVSFVDFPATVFSLCQVPIPAHYQGQPFLGKKKASPRDHVFLYRGRMDERYDTIRAVRDADFRYVRNYSPHRPWGQHYSYPFQVQPSMRSWYAEFAAGRCNDVQSVYWKAKPSEELYQPMVDPFELTNLAQQTMHQDRLVKMRQVLREEMLSTRDTVFIPEGMYSQLAGDQTIYDYAQSDAYPLERLMDLAGAATMRNAANLPAFMGALGDPHPLIRYWAATGCLILQEKAAPAQKILTSLLQDDFKDVRVVAAEALAYLGEKDSSLAAVKGVIETGSLYESLAALNALDFMWKAGHVTRDEARAMVKNLKTKEPNDRIPKYLLSED from the coding sequence ATGAAGCTGATCACCCTCTGCCTTTTCCTGTTCGTAAGCCTCCTAAAAGCGGGGGATCGGCCTAACATCTTATGGATCACGAGTGAGGATAATAGCCCTTACCTCGGTTGTTATGGCGACAAGCTGGCCGTGACGCCGCATCTAGACAAGTTGGCATCTCAGGGACTGCGTTATCGTCATGCCTATTCGAATGCACCTGTTTGTTCAACCGCGCGCACCACCCTCATCACGGGTATGTATGCCAGCACCCTGGGGGTGCACAATCACCGCAGTGCCGTGGCCATTCCGCCTGTGTTCAAGCTTTATCCAGAACACCTCCGTGCCGCAGGTTACTACTGTACAAATAACAGCAAGACCGACTACAATGTGGCCGACATTGGTAAGAAGCTTTGGGATGAGAGTAGCAACAAAGCGCATTATAAAAATCGTGCGGAGGGGCAGCCCTTCTTCGCCATTTTTAACTTCACTACCAGCCATGAAAGCCAGGTTGCCCCTAAGCCCGGCAAAACCAGCTTTCGCATCGCGCCGGAGGCCATGCCCCTGCCGCCTTATCACCCGGATACGCCAGAGATCCGCCGGGACTGGGCCAACTATTATGACCAGATGACCCTGATGGATACGCAGGTGGGGCAAGTGCTGGAGGAATTGGAGAAGGCGGGTCTCGCTGATGAAACCATTGTTTTCTACTATGGCGACCACGGCGGTGCTCTGCCGCGTGGGAAACGGAATATCCACGATTCCGGCACTCGTGTGCCTTTGATCGTTCGCATCCCTCAGAAATGGCAGCATCTGGCTCCTGCCAAGCCGGGGGAATGGGTGGACGATTTGGTCAGTTTTGTGGACTTCCCAGCCACCGTTTTTAGCCTCTGCCAGGTCCCCATTCCAGCTCATTACCAGGGGCAGCCTTTCTTGGGTAAAAAGAAGGCCTCCCCCCGCGATCACGTCTTCCTTTACCGGGGGCGCATGGATGAGCGATACGACACCATTCGTGCTGTTCGCGATGCGGACTTCCGCTACGTGCGCAATTACTCCCCACATCGCCCTTGGGGGCAGCATTACAGTTATCCGTTCCAGGTGCAGCCTAGCATGCGTTCCTGGTATGCCGAATTTGCCGCAGGCCGCTGCAATGACGTTCAGTCGGTCTATTGGAAAGCGAAGCCCAGTGAGGAGCTGTACCAGCCTATGGTGGATCCCTTCGAGCTGACTAATCTAGCCCAACAAACGATGCATCAAGATCGGCTGGTCAAGATGCGTCAGGTATTGCGTGAGGAAATGCTGAGTACTCGCGATACAGTCTTCATTCCTGAAGGCATGTACAGTCAGCTCGCAGGCGACCAGACAATCTATGACTATGCTCAGAGTGATGCCTATCCTCTGGAACGGCTCATGGATCTGGCGGGTGCGGCTACAATGCGAAATGCAGCCAATCTTCCAGCATTCATGGGAGCGTTGGGGGATCCGCATCCGCTCATTCGTTATTGGGCTGCCACCGGGTGCTTGATCCTCCAGGAGAAAGCAGCTCCCGCTCAAAAGATTTTGACCTCATTGCTCCAGGACGATTTTAAAGATGTGAGAGTGGTTGCCGCAGAGGCTCTCGCCTATTTAGGCGAGAAAGATTCTTCTTTAGCCGCTGTGAAAGGCGTGATCGAAACAGGCTCCCTTTACGAATCACTGGCTGCGCTTAATGCCCTCGACTTCATGTGGAAAGCAGGACATGTCACGAGAGATGAAGCGAGAGCAATGGTCAAGAACCTGAAGACCAAGGAGCCTAACGATCGCATTCCAAAATACCTTCTATCTGAAGACTGA